One Phormidium ambiguum IAM M-71 DNA window includes the following coding sequences:
- a CDS encoding glycogen/starch/alpha-glucan phosphorylase, whose translation MQTLPNSSESVAEVRVEDDRTGLSVETLKRAFADNLFYIQGKFPAIASRNDYYMALAYTVRDRLLRRWLNTAETYTRNASRTVAYMSAEFLMGPQLGNNLINLGIYDQVNQAMQELGLDLQDLLEEEEEPGLGNGGLGRLAACYLDSLASLEIPSLGYGIRYEFGIFEQDIKDGWQVEITDKWLSAGNPWELPRPEWAVEVKLGGHTELRADEHGHYKVYWLPDKIVKGIPYDTPILGYKTNTANTLRLWKAEAVESFDFYAFDSGDYLGAVHQKTVSENISKVLYPNDNSAQGKELRLAQQIFFVACSLKDMIRIMEQQKVSLDHFHEKFVIQLNDTHPSVAIPELMRLLIDEHDMPWDKAWEITKKTFAYTNHTLLPEALERWPISLFSRMLPRHMEIIYEINRHFLDEVRMKFPDDPTKLGRMSLIDESGERYVRMAFLACVGSYSINGVAALHTELLQKDVLHDFYEMYPEKFNNKTNGITPRRFMVLSNPRLYKLLNSKIGDDWVKDLYQLRKLESFVDDPEFRHQWRQMKQEIKQEVVDYIKKSTGINVNVNSMFDIQAKRFHEYKRQHLNVLHIITLYNRIKANPNIDITPRTFLFGGKAAPGYYMAKLIIKLINSVGDIVNRDPDVRDRLKVVFLKDFSVKFAQRIYPSADLSEQISTAGKEASGTGNMKFALNGALTIGTLDGANVEILEEVGAENFFLCGLTTEEVYALKAKGYKPWEYYQKDPELKLAIDRIASGFFSHGDPNLFKPLVDHLLGNDQYMLMADYRSYIDTQDHASHVYRDIDRWTRMSILNVARMGKFSSDRSIRDYCQDFWQIEPVKIDLKEYVEATAILH comes from the coding sequence ATGCAAACATTGCCAAACTCATCAGAATCAGTAGCTGAAGTTAGAGTAGAAGACGATCGCACAGGGTTAAGCGTAGAAACACTCAAAAGAGCCTTCGCAGATAACCTGTTTTATATTCAAGGAAAATTCCCCGCCATAGCTTCTAGAAATGACTATTACATGGCCTTGGCTTATACAGTGCGCGATCGCTTACTACGCCGCTGGTTAAACACCGCCGAAACCTACACCAGAAACGCCTCCCGCACCGTAGCCTATATGTCAGCGGAATTCCTCATGGGGCCACAATTAGGCAACAACCTGATCAACCTGGGAATTTATGACCAAGTAAATCAAGCAATGCAAGAACTCGGACTCGACTTGCAAGACTTGCTAGAAGAAGAAGAAGAACCCGGACTAGGTAACGGCGGTTTAGGCAGATTAGCAGCTTGCTACCTCGACTCCCTCGCCTCCTTAGAAATTCCTAGCTTAGGTTACGGCATTCGCTACGAATTTGGCATTTTCGAGCAAGATATCAAAGACGGTTGGCAAGTCGAAATTACTGACAAATGGCTAAGCGCAGGAAATCCTTGGGAACTTCCCCGTCCAGAATGGGCTGTAGAAGTAAAACTGGGCGGACATACAGAATTGCGCGCTGACGAACATGGACACTACAAAGTATATTGGCTTCCTGACAAAATCGTTAAAGGCATTCCTTACGACACACCAATTCTCGGTTACAAAACTAACACCGCCAATACCCTACGTTTGTGGAAAGCAGAAGCAGTAGAATCCTTTGACTTTTACGCTTTTGACTCAGGAGATTACTTAGGCGCAGTTCATCAAAAAACGGTTTCCGAAAACATCTCCAAAGTTCTTTATCCTAACGATAACTCCGCCCAAGGTAAAGAACTGCGTTTAGCGCAGCAAATTTTCTTTGTTGCCTGTTCGCTAAAAGACATGATCCGAATCATGGAACAACAAAAAGTTTCCCTAGATCATTTCCATGAAAAATTCGTTATTCAATTAAATGACACTCACCCATCAGTTGCCATCCCAGAATTGATGCGATTATTGATTGACGAACATGATATGCCTTGGGATAAAGCATGGGAAATTACTAAGAAAACTTTTGCTTACACTAACCATACTTTACTGCCAGAAGCTTTAGAACGTTGGCCGATTAGTTTATTTAGTAGAATGCTACCCCGGCACATGGAAATTATCTACGAAATTAATCGGCATTTTCTCGATGAAGTTCGCATGAAATTTCCCGACGATCCTACCAAATTGGGAAGGATGTCATTGATTGATGAATCGGGAGAACGTTATGTGCGGATGGCATTTTTAGCTTGTGTGGGTAGTTACTCAATTAATGGTGTTGCTGCATTACATACTGAATTGTTACAAAAAGATGTGTTGCACGACTTCTATGAAATGTACCCAGAGAAGTTCAACAATAAAACTAATGGTATTACTCCTCGACGTTTTATGGTATTGAGTAATCCCAGACTTTATAAATTGTTGAATAGCAAAATCGGTGATGATTGGGTAAAAGATCTCTATCAATTGAGAAAATTAGAATCTTTTGTTGATGACCCAGAATTTCGTCATCAGTGGCGGCAAATGAAGCAAGAAATCAAACAAGAAGTGGTGGATTACATAAAGAAAAGTACAGGGATTAATGTCAATGTTAATTCCATGTTTGATATTCAAGCGAAACGTTTCCATGAGTACAAACGGCAACATTTAAATGTGCTGCACATTATCACTTTGTATAACCGGATTAAAGCTAATCCCAACATTGATATTACGCCACGAACTTTCTTGTTTGGTGGCAAAGCTGCACCCGGTTATTACATGGCGAAATTAATCATAAAATTGATTAATTCGGTGGGAGATATCGTGAACCGCGACCCTGATGTGCGCGATCGCTTGAAGGTAGTTTTCCTGAAAGATTTTAGCGTGAAATTCGCCCAAAGAATTTATCCATCAGCAGACCTTTCCGAACAAATTTCTACTGCTGGTAAAGAAGCTTCCGGTACAGGTAATATGAAATTTGCTTTAAATGGCGCACTCACTATTGGTACTTTAGATGGTGCTAACGTGGAAATTCTGGAAGAAGTTGGGGCAGAAAACTTCTTTTTGTGTGGATTAACAACCGAAGAAGTTTATGCTTTGAAAGCGAAAGGTTACAAACCTTGGGAATATTACCAAAAAGATCCTGAGTTGAAATTAGCGATCGATCGCATTGCTTCCGGTTTCTTTTCTCACGGCGATCCCAACTTGTTTAAACCTTTAGTCGATCACCTGTTGGGTAACGATCAATATATGCTAATGGCTGACTATCGTTCCTACATAGATACTCAAGATCATGCAAGTCACGTATACCGGGATATCGATCGCTGGACTCGAATGTCTATTCTCAATGTCGCCCGCATGGGTAAGTTTTCTTCCGATCGTTCTATCCGCGATTATTGCCAAGACTTCTGGCAAATTGAACCAGTGAAAATTGACTTGAAAGAATACGTCGAAGCCACTGCAATTCTGCATTAA
- a CDS encoding histidine phosphatase family protein — protein sequence MTLKLYFLRHGQTAYSITGGYCGTIENDPGLTPEGILMAEAFAQAYCDLPWKAAFVSPLHRTIQTAKPFCETVGLEMQLRDGLREVSYGSWEGLHPTIVNQKFHDEYVHWLTNPAWIAPPNGERAIDIARRSSSVIKEIQATYNEGNVLIVSHKATIRIMICRLLGIDVGRYRDRLAMPVAAVSIVEMAAKGPRFLVIGDRSHLSEYLRSLPCT from the coding sequence ATGACTTTAAAGCTTTATTTTTTGCGTCACGGTCAAACTGCTTATAGTATTACTGGTGGTTATTGTGGCACGATCGAAAACGATCCCGGACTTACCCCAGAAGGAATTTTAATGGCAGAAGCTTTTGCACAAGCTTACTGCGATTTGCCTTGGAAAGCTGCTTTTGTCAGTCCCCTACACCGCACAATTCAAACAGCAAAACCTTTTTGTGAAACTGTGGGTTTAGAAATGCAATTGCGGGATGGATTGCGCGAAGTTTCTTATGGTTCTTGGGAAGGTTTACACCCAACAATAGTAAACCAGAAATTTCATGATGAATATGTACATTGGTTAACTAATCCGGCTTGGATTGCGCCACCAAATGGCGAAAGGGCGATCGATATTGCCCGTCGTTCTTCTTCAGTAATTAAAGAAATTCAAGCAACATATAATGAAGGAAATGTTCTAATTGTGTCACACAAAGCCACAATTAGAATTATGATTTGTCGGTTATTGGGAATAGACGTGGGCAGATACCGCGATCGTTTAGCAATGCCTGTAGCTGCTGTTAGTATTGTGGAAATGGCAGCTAAAGGGCCAAGATTTCTGGTAATTGGCGATCGCTCTCATCTTAGCGAATATTTGCGATCGTTACCTTGTACTTAA
- a CDS encoding DNA-binding protein yields MKTPKTRNYRDYLIKSLQDPERAAGNIEVALELEEKDPELLRLTLKDVVDARLQMNDLSDIAKQHYAKLDQILSDTGGTEIYTLVSLLDALGLQLTVTVKEINQ; encoded by the coding sequence GTGAAAACGCCAAAAACTAGAAACTACCGAGACTACTTGATAAAATCCCTTCAAGACCCCGAAAGAGCCGCTGGTAATATTGAGGTAGCCTTGGAATTAGAAGAAAAAGACCCGGAATTATTACGTCTTACACTCAAAGATGTTGTAGATGCTCGTTTACAGATGAACGATCTTTCGGATATAGCTAAACAACACTATGCCAAACTCGATCAAATTTTGTCAGACACAGGAGGTACTGAAATTTACACTTTAGTATCTTTATTGGATGCGTTGGGATTGCAATTAACTGTGACGGTAAAAGAGATAAATCAATAA
- a CDS encoding iron-containing alcohol dehydrogenase family protein, giving the protein MFTSTTPVSRLAIAPSQVIRCTLAQSGEAIARIGKHPLVVGGVQSLAVVQPQLQLALEQQQLSTAFAHYNPDCSESTLASLKAKVNQHQADMIIGVGGGKALDTAKLLAHQCQIPVVTIPTSAATCAGWTALSNIYSEQGAYLYDVPLERCPDLLLLDYNLIQTAPQRTLVAGIGDALAKWYEASVSSGSSQQTFIIGAVQQARVLRDILFQKSSLALQEPGGEVWREVVDATVMLAGVIGGLGGAQCRTVAAHAVHNGLTHILAAHDKLHGEKVAYGILVQLRLEEMLQGNQLAAAARQQLLKFYAEIGLPQSLDDLGLGNITLTELRQAAEITCSPNSDIHHLPFEVTPDHLMAAMVSTKIQEEARKK; this is encoded by the coding sequence GTGTTTACTTCAACTACACCAGTGTCTCGTCTTGCCATTGCCCCAAGCCAAGTAATTCGCTGCACCCTAGCCCAGAGTGGGGAAGCGATCGCACGGATCGGCAAACATCCCTTAGTAGTCGGGGGCGTACAATCTCTTGCCGTAGTCCAGCCGCAGTTGCAGTTAGCATTAGAACAACAACAGCTAAGTACCGCCTTTGCCCACTACAACCCTGATTGTTCTGAATCTACTCTGGCATCCTTAAAAGCCAAGGTAAACCAGCATCAAGCTGACATGATTATCGGCGTAGGTGGTGGAAAAGCCTTGGATACCGCCAAACTCTTAGCCCACCAATGCCAAATTCCCGTTGTTACCATACCCACATCAGCCGCTACTTGTGCAGGTTGGACAGCCCTTTCCAACATTTACTCAGAACAAGGCGCTTATCTCTACGATGTGCCTTTAGAACGTTGTCCCGATCTATTGTTATTGGATTACAACTTAATTCAAACTGCACCACAACGAACTTTAGTTGCCGGAATCGGTGATGCTTTAGCCAAATGGTACGAAGCATCTGTTAGTAGTGGAAGTTCTCAGCAAACTTTTATTATTGGCGCAGTTCAACAAGCTAGAGTCTTACGAGATATCTTATTCCAAAAATCTAGCCTTGCCCTACAAGAACCAGGGGGTGAAGTTTGGCGGGAAGTAGTTGATGCCACAGTCATGTTAGCAGGTGTAATTGGTGGGTTAGGTGGGGCGCAATGTCGCACTGTCGCCGCCCACGCGGTACACAATGGATTGACTCACATTCTGGCTGCCCATGATAAGCTGCATGGTGAGAAGGTAGCTTATGGAATTTTGGTACAGCTACGTTTAGAAGAAATGTTGCAAGGTAATCAGTTAGCAGCTGCGGCAAGACAACAATTGCTAAAGTTTTACGCAGAAATTGGTTTACCGCAATCTTTGGATGATTTAGGTTTGGGGAATATTACTTTGACTGAGTTGCGCCAAGCAGCTGAAATTACCTGTTCCCCTAATTCTGATATCCATCACTTACCTTTTGAGGTTACGCCCGATCATTTAATGGCAGCAATGGTGTCTACGAAGATTCAGGAAGAAGCGAGGAAGAAGTAG
- a CDS encoding aspartate aminotransferase, which translates to MNLDWITPAKRLQALPPYVFARLDELKARAREQGLDLIDLGMGNPDGATPQPVVEAAIQALQNPANHGYPPFEGTASFRRTITDWYKRRYGVELDPSSEALPLLGSKEGLTHLAIAYINPGDLVLVPSPAYPAHFRGPVIAGGEVYSLILKPENDWLIDLGAIPDEVAQRAKILYFNYPSNPTAATAPRELFEEIVAFARKHEIMLVHDLCYAELAFDGYQPTSLLEIPGAKDISVEFHTMSKTYNMAGWRVGFVVGNRHIIQGLRTLKTNLDYGIFSALQSAAETALQLPDVYLQEVQERYRRRRDFLIDGLASLGWNIPKTKATMYLWVPCPPGMSSTDFALSVLQQTGVVVTPGNAFGVAGEGYVRISLITDCDRLATAVQRLKQANIRYQSEALVASSE; encoded by the coding sequence ATGAATTTAGATTGGATTACGCCTGCGAAACGTTTACAAGCTTTGCCTCCTTACGTTTTTGCGCGTTTGGATGAGTTGAAGGCGCGGGCTAGGGAACAGGGTTTGGATTTGATTGATTTGGGGATGGGAAATCCTGATGGGGCGACTCCGCAGCCTGTGGTGGAGGCGGCGATTCAGGCTTTGCAAAATCCGGCTAATCATGGTTATCCGCCGTTTGAGGGGACTGCGAGTTTTCGGCGGACGATTACTGATTGGTATAAGCGGCGGTATGGTGTGGAACTCGATCCAAGTAGTGAGGCTTTGCCGTTGTTGGGTTCTAAGGAGGGTTTGACGCATTTAGCGATCGCCTACATCAACCCAGGCGATCTGGTTTTGGTGCCTTCTCCTGCTTATCCCGCCCATTTTCGCGGCCCTGTGATTGCTGGCGGTGAAGTGTATAGTTTAATCTTAAAGCCGGAAAATGATTGGTTAATCGATCTAGGGGCAATTCCCGATGAAGTTGCCCAACGTGCCAAAATTCTCTACTTTAATTATCCGAGTAATCCAACTGCGGCAACTGCTCCGCGAGAACTTTTTGAGGAAATCGTCGCTTTTGCCCGTAAACATGAAATTATGCTAGTTCATGATTTATGTTATGCAGAGTTGGCTTTTGATGGTTATCAGCCGACTAGTTTATTAGAAATTCCCGGTGCGAAAGATATTAGTGTGGAGTTTCACACGATGTCTAAAACTTATAATATGGCTGGTTGGCGTGTGGGTTTTGTGGTAGGCAACCGTCATATTATTCAAGGTTTACGGACTTTAAAAACTAATTTGGATTACGGAATTTTCTCAGCTTTACAATCTGCTGCGGAAACGGCACTTCAACTGCCAGATGTATATTTACAAGAGGTGCAAGAACGCTATCGCCGTCGTCGGGATTTTTTAATTGATGGCTTGGCGAGTTTGGGTTGGAATATACCCAAGACTAAGGCAACTATGTATCTTTGGGTACCCTGTCCGCCTGGTATGAGTTCAACTGATTTTGCTCTTTCCGTATTGCAACAAACTGGTGTTGTAGTTACTCCGGGAAATGCTTTTGGTGTTGCTGGTGAGGGCTACGTGCGGATCAGTTTAATTACTGATTGCGATCGCTTAGCTACTGCTGTACAACGCTTGAAACAAGCTAATATCCGTTACCAATCAGAGGCACTAGTTGCTAGTTCAGAGTGA
- a CDS encoding serpin family protein encodes MKLNFVANFVIVCWAIVGSAVIWWQKQSVVNGYSFAPYSVSNPRLLEEVGDLASIESTINPRIIAANTRFSLKLFSQLQSKQANQNIFISPASVSVALAIAYNGSNGETKQAIGRTLELQEMSIQDLNQANALIKNQLQESSFKSQFKIANSLWLDKKETIKPDFSQKIQQYYQAEIQNIDFREPQSPAAINSWVKRSTNGKINTIIERIEPNTAFLLMNAIYFVGNWKYPFAKELTKNHPFTLANGTKKPVKMMFQQMAGVKHYENELFQAISLPYADNRLNMYIFLPNEKHGLKGFYQNLNQKNWQKWIDNFNSNELQNDYSELTLIGLPRFKLDYEIDLIDALRALGMQIAFSENADFSAISVPPLWIGKVQHKTFVEINEEGTTAAAVTSLGGTRGGQNQIIVDRPFFCVIYDNQTGTILFMGSIVDPQ; translated from the coding sequence GTGAAACTTAATTTTGTCGCAAATTTCGTAATTGTCTGCTGGGCTATTGTCGGCTCAGCTGTTATCTGGTGGCAAAAACAATCTGTTGTTAATGGATATAGTTTTGCCCCCTATTCTGTTTCAAATCCCCGACTTCTTGAAGAAGTCGGGGATCTAGCATCAATTGAATCAACAATTAATCCTCGCATTATTGCTGCGAATACAAGGTTTAGTTTAAAGCTATTTTCGCAGTTGCAATCGAAACAAGCGAACCAGAATATTTTTATCTCTCCGGCAAGTGTGAGTGTGGCTTTGGCGATCGCTTATAATGGCAGCAATGGCGAAACTAAACAAGCGATCGGTCGCACATTAGAATTACAAGAAATGAGCATTCAAGACCTTAATCAAGCGAATGCCCTAATCAAGAATCAACTGCAAGAATCTAGTTTTAAATCTCAATTTAAGATTGCTAATTCCCTCTGGTTAGATAAGAAAGAGACTATTAAGCCTGATTTTAGTCAAAAAATTCAACAATACTATCAAGCGGAAATTCAAAATATTGACTTTCGAGAACCTCAATCTCCTGCGGCAATTAATTCTTGGGTGAAAAGAAGTACCAACGGCAAGATAAACACAATTATTGAACGGATCGAGCCAAATACTGCTTTTCTGTTAATGAATGCGATTTATTTTGTCGGTAATTGGAAATATCCTTTTGCTAAAGAACTGACAAAAAACCATCCTTTCACTTTGGCAAATGGAACTAAAAAGCCAGTTAAAATGATGTTTCAACAAATGGCGGGAGTGAAACATTATGAAAACGAATTGTTTCAAGCTATTAGTTTACCATACGCCGATAATCGGTTAAATATGTACATTTTCTTGCCTAATGAAAAACATGGTTTAAAAGGGTTTTATCAAAATTTAAATCAAAAAAATTGGCAAAAATGGATAGATAATTTTAACAGTAATGAGTTACAAAATGATTATTCAGAATTAACATTGATTGGATTGCCTCGCTTTAAATTAGACTATGAAATTGATTTAATTGATGCTTTGAGAGCTTTAGGAATGCAGATAGCTTTTAGCGAAAATGCTGATTTTTCGGCTATTTCTGTGCCTCCTTTATGGATTGGTAAAGTTCAGCACAAGACTTTTGTGGAAATTAATGAAGAGGGTACTACTGCCGCAGCAGTTACTTCTCTTGGTGGTACTAGAGGAGGGCAAAACCAAATAATTGTCGATCGCCCTTTCTTTTGTGTAATTTATGACAATCAAACAGGAACTATACTGTTTATGGGTTCGATTGTAGATCCTCAGTAA
- a CDS encoding (2Fe-2S) ferredoxin domain-containing protein produces the protein MSEHRCVKICQHCSCLKNGSAEVLAAFQAREIAAVEVEASPCLGQCSSGPTVRILPDEIWYCRVKSCDVPEIIEQHLQQGKPVEAKLNPRIHLNMEMFFSP, from the coding sequence ATGTCAGAACATCGCTGTGTAAAAATTTGTCAACATTGTTCTTGTTTGAAAAATGGCTCAGCAGAAGTATTAGCTGCTTTTCAAGCTAGAGAAATTGCGGCAGTAGAAGTGGAAGCTAGTCCCTGTTTAGGACAGTGTAGTTCAGGCCCTACGGTGAGAATTCTACCTGATGAAATTTGGTATTGTCGCGTTAAATCCTGTGATGTTCCTGAAATTATTGAACAACATCTCCAACAAGGAAAACCTGTAGAAGCCAAGCTCAACCCTAGAATTCATTTGAACATGGAAATGTTTTTTTCTCCTTAA
- a CDS encoding GAF domain-containing protein → MLESFNNPGCQILVNPILMFLLVVILLLLLYQYCYLWIADRKNINSSENKEEQKNPEIELSNRAKQQAAIAHLGDRAFSGIKLATLMDETVKLITEILAVEYCKVLELLPDEQALLLRAGIGWRSGFVGNAKVGTDLDSQSGYTLLTHEPVIVKDLRTETRFKGSPLLHEHDVISGISVIITGQNQPWGVLGAHSTQPRIFTEDDIHFFQAVANILAEAIARQQLLEKKQAARAKAEENEQYYRLLTEAIPQLVWTTKPDGFVDYFNNRWYEYTGLTIQESIGLEWLSVIHPDDREFCQLSWLQAIETGNTYQVEYRIRSQNGTYRWYLGRGLPVRDKDGQIVRWLGTCTDIEDQKQAQSERTELLKREQAAKNLVKRLQAVTDVVLNHLSLEELLKDSLQRISEVCHADTGAILLKDTQNNQLIVRAVNGLEAEIKSEFCIPLGEGFAGKIAQIRQSMIIEKDAFTQVFSPVLRERKVQSIMGAPLIVAGEMLGVIHVGTLDVHKFTSEDLHLLELVADRIALAIDRANIYEAQKKSLTQAQEANRIKDEFLAVVSHELRTPLNSILGWSQMLRNRKLNEGTVNKALETIERNAKQQVTLIDDLLDISRIIRGKIRLSIQPVNLAELIDEVIETIKPASEAKNIQLISILEPSVGLVVGDRSRLQQIVINLISNAVKFTPQKGKIEIKLAELIDDNLTKYAQIEVKDTGKGISADFLPFVFEGFRQEDGSITRSHGGLGLGLTIVQRLVELHGGTVQAYSEGKHKGAIFTVKLPLIKENEKVNYKGNNSETESIKISLSSNSLNIVSNSLVGLKIVVVDDDPDNCELVANVLTQYGALVKVAFSAREALKIIQTLKPDVLVSDLGMPEEDGYTLIRKVRELEANSGKTICEVAIALSAFARDEDRRKAIQAGFQMHVPKPVEPENLAKVVATLVKQS, encoded by the coding sequence ATGTTAGAGTCATTTAATAATCCAGGTTGCCAAATTTTAGTTAACCCGATATTAATGTTTTTATTGGTAGTAATATTATTACTTTTACTCTATCAATACTGCTATTTATGGATAGCAGATAGAAAAAACATTAATAGCAGTGAAAATAAAGAAGAACAGAAAAACCCCGAAATAGAATTAAGTAATAGAGCGAAACAACAAGCGGCGATCGCTCACTTAGGAGACAGAGCTTTTTCAGGGATTAAACTTGCTACTTTAATGGATGAAACTGTTAAATTAATTACAGAAATATTAGCCGTTGAATATTGTAAAGTCTTAGAATTATTACCTGATGAACAAGCTTTATTATTGCGGGCTGGAATTGGTTGGCGATCGGGATTTGTGGGCAATGCGAAAGTAGGAACTGACCTCGATTCCCAATCCGGTTATACTTTACTTACTCATGAACCAGTAATAGTGAAAGATTTACGTACAGAAACTCGTTTTAAAGGCTCACCTTTGCTGCATGAACATGATGTAATCAGTGGAATTAGCGTCATTATTACTGGACAAAATCAACCTTGGGGAGTTTTGGGCGCACATTCTACTCAACCGCGAATATTTACAGAGGATGATATCCATTTTTTCCAAGCCGTAGCTAATATTTTGGCAGAAGCGATCGCCCGCCAACAACTTTTAGAAAAAAAACAAGCAGCTAGGGCAAAAGCCGAAGAAAACGAACAATATTATCGCTTATTAACAGAAGCTATTCCCCAACTTGTTTGGACAACCAAACCTGATGGATTTGTAGATTATTTTAACAATCGTTGGTATGAATATACTGGATTAACTATCCAAGAAAGTATAGGTTTGGAATGGCTATCTGTCATCCATCCTGACGATCGAGAATTTTGTCAGTTATCTTGGTTGCAAGCAATTGAAACAGGTAATACATATCAAGTTGAATATCGAATTCGATCGCAAAATGGAACTTATCGTTGGTACTTAGGCAGAGGATTACCTGTACGCGATAAAGATGGGCAAATTGTGCGATGGCTGGGTACTTGTACAGATATTGAAGACCAAAAACAAGCACAATCAGAACGCACTGAACTACTCAAAAGAGAACAAGCTGCCAAGAATCTAGTTAAACGTTTACAAGCAGTAACCGATGTTGTATTAAACCATCTTTCTTTAGAAGAACTATTAAAAGACTCTCTGCAAAGAATCAGCGAAGTTTGTCATGCTGATACCGGAGCTATTTTATTGAAAGATACACAAAATAATCAATTAATAGTTCGCGCTGTTAATGGATTAGAAGCAGAAATTAAGTCAGAATTTTGCATTCCTTTGGGTGAAGGTTTTGCGGGTAAAATTGCTCAAATACGACAATCAATGATTATTGAAAAAGATGCTTTTACTCAAGTATTTAGTCCAGTTTTGCGCGAACGAAAAGTGCAATCTATTATGGGCGCACCACTAATAGTGGCTGGGGAAATGCTAGGAGTTATTCATGTTGGTACACTTGATGTTCATAAATTTACATCAGAAGATTTACATTTGTTAGAATTGGTTGCCGATCGCATTGCTTTAGCGATCGATCGCGCTAATATTTATGAAGCTCAAAAAAAATCACTCACCCAAGCACAAGAAGCAAATCGCATTAAAGATGAATTTTTGGCAGTAGTTTCCCATGAATTACGTACTCCCTTAAATTCGATTTTAGGTTGGTCACAAATGCTTCGCAATCGCAAATTAAACGAAGGAACAGTTAATAAAGCATTAGAAACAATAGAGCGTAACGCTAAACAACAAGTAACACTAATTGACGATCTTTTAGATATTTCTCGAATTATTCGCGGGAAGATTCGTTTGAGTATTCAACCAGTAAATTTAGCTGAATTAATTGATGAAGTAATTGAAACGATTAAACCAGCATCTGAGGCAAAAAATATTCAATTAATTTCCATTCTTGAGCCTTCAGTTGGATTAGTTGTTGGCGATCGTTCACGATTACAACAAATTGTAATTAACTTAATTTCTAATGCCGTAAAATTTACACCTCAAAAAGGGAAAATTGAAATAAAATTAGCAGAATTAATAGACGATAACCTAACCAAGTATGCCCAAATCGAAGTTAAAGACACAGGAAAAGGAATTAGTGCTGATTTCTTACCATTCGTATTTGAAGGTTTTCGTCAAGAGGATGGTTCAATTACTAGATCGCATGGCGGATTAGGATTAGGTTTAACCATTGTGCAACGGTTGGTAGAATTACATGGAGGCACAGTCCAAGCTTATAGTGAAGGAAAACATAAAGGCGCAATTTTTACAGTAAAATTGCCATTAATTAAAGAAAATGAAAAAGTTAATTATAAAGGTAATAATAGTGAAACAGAGTCAATAAAAATTTCTTTATCTTCTAATTCATTAAATATTGTTTCTAATTCGTTAGTTGGGTTAAAAATAGTAGTTGTTGATGATGATCCTGATAATTGTGAATTAGTTGCTAATGTCCTGACTCAGTATGGAGCTTTAGTAAAAGTTGCTTTTTCGGCTAGAGAAGCTTTAAAAATTATTCAAACTCTCAAACCAGATGTGTTAGTGAGCGATTTAGGAATGCCGGAAGAAGATGGTTATACTTTAATTCGTAAAGTCAGAGAATTAGAAGCAAACAGTGGTAAAACTATTTGTGAAGTAGCGATCGCACTTTCCGCCTTTGCTAGAGACGAAGACCGTCGCAAAGCAATTCAAGCAGGTTTCCAAATGCACGTTCCTAAACCTGTAGAACCGGAAAATTTAGCTAAAGTAGTAGCAACCCTAGTTAAACAAAGTTGA